Proteins encoded together in one Branchiostoma lanceolatum isolate klBraLanc5 chromosome 11, klBraLanc5.hap2, whole genome shotgun sequence window:
- the LOC136445239 gene encoding RWD domain-containing protein 2A-like: MEIRKDLLELQLSELDMLLSMYPEGDEVVLDNPAAPTDIRRFVDGPREAPPPRLEFTLNVEVDEPKATVAMWCSFPPLYPKVLPKIHLRSSDLSRQQQKDINEKLITFLGTLDLGELCTMPVVQWVQENAGKHITLSYADLQSKNTQTVKETNKQTSLSRFWIYSHHIYRQELLRKIPALARELDLTGFCLPGKPGIICVEGQTKYCEEYWHKLRYPNWKHISCKHREDAECKDKNEEASFRLFTMFEELTFEAHGDYGLRNDYHMDLGRFLEYLKEHKCDYMFSIFFGVEGKESPK; encoded by the exons ATGGAAATTCGGAAAGATTTGCTGGAACTCCAGCTGTCCGAGCTGGATATGTTATTGAGCATGTATCCAGAGGGTGACGAGGTTGTGCTGGACAACCCGGCAGCACCAACGGACATCCGCCGGTTTGTGGACGGGCCGAGGGAGGCCCCGCCCCCGAGACTGGAGTTCACACTTAACGTTGAAGTTGATGAGCCTAAG GCCACAGTTGCCATGTGGTGCAGCTTCCCTCCACTGTATCCCAAGGTTTTGCCAAAAATTCACCTGAGGAGCTCTGATCTATCCCGTCAGCAGCAAAAAGACATCAACGAAAAACTTATCACTTTTCTTGGCACCTTGGACTTAGGGGAACTCTGCACAATGCCAGTGGTGCAGTGGGTACAGGAAAATGCAGGAAAACATATCACCCTTTCTTATGCTGATCTGCAAagcaaaaatacacaaacagtTAAGGAAACAAATAAGCAGACAAGCTTGTCCAGGTTTTGGATCTACAGTCACCACATCTATAGGCAAGAACTGTTGCGTAAAATTCCTGCCTTGGCCAGGGAGCTAGACTTGACTGGTTTCTGCCTTCCAGGGAAGCCCGGGATAATTTGTGTGGAAGGCCAGACGAAGTACTGTGAGGAATACTGGCACAAGTTACGGTACCCAAACTGGAAACACATCTCGTGTAAACATAGGGAGGATGCTGAATGTAAGGATAAGAACGAAGAGGCTAGTTTCAGGCTGTTTACGATGTTTGAGGAGTTGACTTTTGAAGCTCATGGAGACTACGGACTTAGGAATGACTACCACATGGACCTGGGACGGTTCCTGGAGTACCTGAAGGAACACAAGTGTGACTACATGTTCAGCATCTTCTTTGGAGTGGAGGGAAAAGAATCCCCAAAATAA
- the LOC136445237 gene encoding integumentary mucin A.1-like isoform X2, with the protein MAAGLDVSKLCGLVFLACFLLLPTVCFAQEDGTGELQPNTTTESLTTDQPTQAASDPTVNQNSTASGLDVSTPTPTPNDTAAITSKETKPTVTSTPTSTNTSAAESAVTQASTNTSTAKPAATPAPTSTNATTTKSSDTPTPTSTNATTTDSAATPAPTSTNGSSSTAQPLDGASTARKTEKPSTPEETTKAITKPTTTTEYVAPTKKTTPVPSTVPVTPPMVTKTPEKMTTQTVPPEHTTIQGALNNGTNTTLGDSHKGPQYHDNETLDPALAFFVAVLVILVVIALVATIWWKQRRANFQAIGGDVPMNAMQFPNLFKKKDDLEESHLIANAR; encoded by the exons atggcggcggggTTGGACGTGTCAAAACTTTGTGGGCTGGTTTTCCTTGCCTGTTTCCTCCTTCTACCAACAG TTTGTTTTGCACAGGAGGATGGTACAGGGGAACTGCAGCCAAACACAACAACAGAAAGTCTAACAACAGACCAACCAACTCAAGCTGCGAGTGACCCTACAGTGAATCAGAACTCCACTGCCTCTGGTTTAGATGTTAGCACTCCGACACCCACACCCAATGATACTGCAGCGATTACAAGTAAGGAGACCAAACCTACAGTTACATCGACCCCAACCTCTACCAATACCAGTGCTGCCGAATCAGCAGTTACCCAGGCCTCTACCAATACCAGCACCGCCAAACCAGCAGCTACCCCAGCCCCAACCTCTACAAATGCCACTACTACCAAATCATCAGATACTCCAACCCCAACCTCTACCAATGCAACCACTACCGACTCAGCAGCTACCCCGGCCCCAACCTCTACCAATGGCAGCAGTTCTACAGCACAGCCGCTAGATGGCGCCTCCACAGCGAGGAAGACGGAAAAACCATCAACACCAGAGGAGACAACCAAGGCAATAACAAAGCCTACCACAACGACAGAGTATGTAGCGCCAACGAAGAAGACTACACCGGTTCCATCAACTGTGCCAGTAACACCACCCATGGTAACCAAAACACCAGAGAAGATGACAACACAGACGGTACCACCAGAGCACACCACCATCCAAGGGGCCCTTAACAATGGCACCAACACTACCCTAGGGGACTCCCACAAAGGACCAC AATACCATGACAACGAGACGCTGGACCCTGCCCTTGCGTTCTTCGTCGCCGTGCTGGTCATCCTGGTAGTCATCGCTCTGGTCGCAACCATCTGGTGGAAACAACGACGTGCAAACTTTCAGGCTATTGGTGGAGACGTA
- the LOC136445237 gene encoding integumentary mucin A.1-like isoform X3 — MAAGLDVSKLCGLVFLACFLLLPTVCFAQEDGTGELQPNTTTESLTTDQPTQAASDPTVNQNSTASGLDVSTPTPTPNDTAAITSKETKPTVTSTPTSTNTSAAESAVTQASTNTSTAKPAATPAPTSTNATTTKSSDTPTPTSTNATTTDSAATPAPTSTNGSSSTAQPLDGASTARKTEKPSTPEETTKAITKPTTTTEYVAPTKKTTPVPSTVPVTPPMVTKTPEKMTTQTVPPEHTTIQGALNNGTNTTLGDSHKGPQYHDNETLDPALAFFVAVLVILVVIALVATIWWKQRRANFQAIGGDVPMDDLEESHLIANAR, encoded by the exons atggcggcggggTTGGACGTGTCAAAACTTTGTGGGCTGGTTTTCCTTGCCTGTTTCCTCCTTCTACCAACAG TTTGTTTTGCACAGGAGGATGGTACAGGGGAACTGCAGCCAAACACAACAACAGAAAGTCTAACAACAGACCAACCAACTCAAGCTGCGAGTGACCCTACAGTGAATCAGAACTCCACTGCCTCTGGTTTAGATGTTAGCACTCCGACACCCACACCCAATGATACTGCAGCGATTACAAGTAAGGAGACCAAACCTACAGTTACATCGACCCCAACCTCTACCAATACCAGTGCTGCCGAATCAGCAGTTACCCAGGCCTCTACCAATACCAGCACCGCCAAACCAGCAGCTACCCCAGCCCCAACCTCTACAAATGCCACTACTACCAAATCATCAGATACTCCAACCCCAACCTCTACCAATGCAACCACTACCGACTCAGCAGCTACCCCGGCCCCAACCTCTACCAATGGCAGCAGTTCTACAGCACAGCCGCTAGATGGCGCCTCCACAGCGAGGAAGACGGAAAAACCATCAACACCAGAGGAGACAACCAAGGCAATAACAAAGCCTACCACAACGACAGAGTATGTAGCGCCAACGAAGAAGACTACACCGGTTCCATCAACTGTGCCAGTAACACCACCCATGGTAACCAAAACACCAGAGAAGATGACAACACAGACGGTACCACCAGAGCACACCACCATCCAAGGGGCCCTTAACAATGGCACCAACACTACCCTAGGGGACTCCCACAAAGGACCAC AATACCATGACAACGAGACGCTGGACCCTGCCCTTGCGTTCTTCGTCGCCGTGCTGGTCATCCTGGTAGTCATCGCTCTGGTCGCAACCATCTGGTGGAAACAACGACGTGCAAACTTTCAGGCTATTGGTGGAGACGTA